TTTACACGCAAATCTGCAAAAGAAATGATGAATCGCGCAGCAGTTTTATTAGATAATCGATGTTCAAAAATTAATGGCGGAACTTTTCATTCATTTGCAAATTTGACTTTAAGAAAATATTCAAAATTAATTGGATTAGATTCAGCATTTACAATTCTTGATCAAAGCGATAGCGAAGACGTAATTAATCTTATTCGCGCTCAACTTGATTTAGTGAAACTTAAAAAGAGATTTCCCAATAAACAAACAATTGCAAAAATTATAAGTTTAAGTGTAAACACCGGGAAAAAAATAGAAGAAATTCTTGTAGAAGAATATCCGCATTTTGCTGAAAATTTAGAAAAGATCATTGAAATTTCTAATCTGTACAAAAATTATAAAAAGAAAAGTCTCCTTTTAGATTATGATGATTTATTGGTTTATCTTCGGGATTTTTTAAATGATAAAATCAAATCACAAATTCTTACAAGCACCATAAAATATGTAATGGTTGATGAATACCAAGATACGAATAAACTTCAAGCAGATGTTGTTTTGGGATTAGCTCAACATAATAATAACATAATGGTTGTTGGCGATGATTCGCAATCAATATATTCTTTTCGTGGTGCGAATTTTAAAAATATCATGCAGTTCCCAAAATTATTTAAAGATGTAAAAGTTATTATGTTGGAGGAAAATTACAGAAGCACTCAAGAAATTTTAGATTTTGGAAATCATGTAATTGATGCAGCAATTGAAAAATATCCCAAACAACTTTTTACAAGAAAAACCGGCGGCGAACTTCCGGCAATAATTGCATCAACAACAGAAAATATGCAATCAAAATTTATTGTAGATAGAATTTTAGAATTGCGTGAAGAAAATATTCCTCTTAATGATATTGCTGTTTTGTTCCGTTCTTCATTTAGTTCATTTGATTTGGAAATTGAACTGAACAAAGCAAATATTCCATATTTAAAATTTGGCGGAATGAAATTTATTGAAACTGCACACGTTAAAGATGTTTTAGCATTTTTGCGAATTGCTGAAAATCCAAAAGATGTTGTAAGCTGGTACAGAATTTTGCTTTTGCATGAAGGTGTTGGTCCCAAAAAAGCTCAGGAAATTATTGAAAAAATTATTAGCGGTGAAATAAATATTAGATCTCATCCGGAAAATATTTTAAGTAAAAGTTATAAAGAAAATATTTTCAATTTATTTCTTGCACTTCATAGAATTCATACGAGCCGACAATTGCCAACAGAATTGGCTGAAATTGTTTTGGATTACTATGAACCTATTTTCAAATCAAAATATGATGACTTTAATAAGCGCAAAAAAGATTTGGAAATTTTTATAAATATTACGGAAAATTACAAATCGCTAAATTCTCTATTAGCTGATATGGCATTAGAACCTCCTACTGAAAGTTTAGCAGATATTAGTGAAGAAGATAAAGAACAAGAAGTTCTAACATTATCAACAATACATTCTGCAAAAGGTTTAGAATGGCATACGGTGTTTATAATTCATGCTGTTGAAGGATTTTTTCCATCAAGCATGAGTTATGATAAAATTGAAAGTTTGGAAGAAGAACGCAGACTTATGTATGTTGCTTCAACTCGCGCTAAACAAAATTTATACATTTCTTATCCGATTAATATTTTTGATAGACATAATGGAATGACGCTTTCAAAACCTTCTCGATTTATTGCAGAAGTAAGTGAAGAACTTGCAGAGGAATGGTTATTAGAAGAGGATTTCTAAAATGTTATTCTTCTTAGTCTTTTTATTTTTTTTATTTGTCGTTGTTTTTTTTGAATTCAAATCAATTATATCCAAAACTGATTTTATTGAATTTGAAGATTTAAAAATCAGCATTGTAGTTTCTGCAAAAAATGAAGAAAATAATATTGTATCACTAATTCAGCATTTAACTAATCAAAATTATCAAAAGAAAAATTATGAAGTTATAATAATTGATGATAACTCAAATGATTCAACATTTATAAAAGCAATAAATGTAATTAATGATTTAAATAATTTTAGAATTTGCGAAGCAGAAAATAAAAAGTATGAAGGTAAACGCGGTGCCTTGCAAATTGGAATTGAAAAAAGCAATTTCCCTTATATTCTAATTACCGATGCCGATTGTGAGCCATCAAAAAATTGGATTAAATCTTTTTCAAATAAATTTCATGAAGAATATGATTTTATATTTGGAAAAGCCCCTCTTATCCAAACTAAATCATTAGTAAATAGAATTTCTTGTTTTGATAATTTGTGGGCACATATTTTAACTTTTTCTTTTGCAAATATTGGATTTCCCTATTCTGCTGCATCAAGAAGCTTTGGATTTAAAAAAGATTCTTTTATTAAAATTGATGGATATAAAAATACAACAAAAACTTTAAGCGGCGATGATGATTTACTATTACAAGAAGCAATCAAAAATAAAATGAAGATTGGAATTAATACTGAAATTGATTCTGAAGTTTTTTCAAATACAAAAATATTTTTTTTTGATTTTATAAAACAAAAATCACGACATACTTCATCATCAAATTATTATTCACTAAAATTAAAAATCATTCTTGGTGTTTGGCACTTAATTAATTTATTTTTTTTATTTTCACCATTATTTTATTGGGTTAATTCAAATTTCATCTATTTATTTTTAATAAAAATTGTTACCGATATTTTTATTGTTATATCATTTAAAAAAGATTTTTCATATCGATTTAGTATATTTGAAATTTTTTATCTACAAATATTCTATGATTTATTTATCATTTTAAATTTTGTTCTAAGTCATTTTAGAAAAGATAAATGGTGATTTTGATTTAAATTTGTTTACTCATATTTTTAACAAACAATTTAAGTGATCTATGAATTACACAGAACTTATTCAAATTGCCAATGCGGCAAAATTAAAAGCTTACGCACCATACTCAAAATTTAGAGTTGGTGCTGCACTACTTTCAGAAAATGGAGAAATTTATACTGGAGTTAATATTGAAAATTCTTCATATGGGTTAACAAACTGTGCTGAGAGAACTGCAATATTTAAAGCAGTTTCAGAAGGCGAAACAAAATTCAAGACAATTGTTATTACAAGTGATGCGGAAGATTTTATTTCTCCTTGCGGAGCTTGCAGACAAGTAATGATGGAAATTAGCGGAAAAAATTTAGAAGTCGTTATGACAAATAGAGATAACGAAATTAGAATTTTAACTTTGGAAGAATTATTGCCATACTCATTTAACAAGGAATCACTAAAAAAATGATGGAATTTACTCCTCACTCAAATCCCGTAAATACTGGCTGGATAGAAGTAATTGCCGGTTGTATGTTTAGCGGAAAAACCGAAGAATTAATCAGAAGACTTCGAAGAGCAAAAATAGCAAAATTAAATGTAATAGTATTTAAGCCGAGAATTGATATCCGGTATTCAAAAGAAGAAATTGTTTCGCACAGTGAACAATCACTTTCTTCACAAGTTGTTGAAACTCCACAAGAAATTCTAGAATTTTCTAAGAATGCTCAAGTTGTTGGAATTGACGAAGCCCAATTTTTTAGTGAGGATTTAGTAGAAGTTTGCAATAAACTTGCAGATTCCGGGAAAAGAGTTATAGTTGCCGGACTTGATCAAGATTATAGAGGAATTCCATTTGAACCAATTCCGCAGCTTCTTGCACACGCAGAATATATTACAAAAACTCTAGCAATTTGCGTTAAATGTGGTAATCCCGCTGATAAAACTCAGCGAACAATTAAGACAAATGAAAGAGTTGTTGTTGGCGCTGCTGATAGCTATGAAGCAAGATGCAGAAAATGTCATTATATACCCAGTGAGGATTAAATATGGACTTTATTTCTATTCTTCGCGGATTTTTTGGAATATTTGTAATTCTTCTTATTGCATTTCTTTTTTCAAATAATAAAAAAAATATAAATTGGAAATTGGTTGCAACTGGTTTGGTTATGCAATTTGTATTTGCAATTTTCATTATTAAGGGCGAATATCTTGGAAATATTTTTTCACCTCTTGGCTGGCCAAAATTATTCTTTAAATGGATAAGCAGCTTTTTTGTATTAATATTAAATTTCACAACTGATGGAGCAGTTTTTATTTTTGGAAATTTAGCAAAAGCTCCCGGAGCAGAAGGTTCGCTAGGGTTCTTCTTTGCATTCCAAGTTTTACCAACAATAATTTTCTTCGCAACATTGATGGGTGTTTTATACCATCTTGGCGTAATGCAAAAAATTGTACAAATAATGGCTTTGGTTATGTCAAAATTATTAGGAACTAGCGGTGCAGAATCGCTTTCGGTTTCTGCAAATATTTTCGTGGGACAAACAGAAGCTCCATTAATGATTAAACCTTATTTGAAAGGATTAACAAAAAGTGAACTTTTAACAATTATGACTGGAGGAATGGCAACAATTGCCGGCGGAGTAATGGCAGCTTATATACAAATGTTAAGCCAATCTTTTGGAGAATCAATGGGTTTATCTATTACTGAAGCTCAATTAATGTTTGCTTCACATTTACTAGGCGCAAGCATAATGGCCGCACCGGCATCATTATTAATTTCGAAAATTATTTTTCCGGAAATTGAAGAACCAGAAACTAAAGGACAAGTAAAAGTTGCTGTTGAAAAAACTGCATCAAATACAATTGAAGCTGCAGCAATAGGAGCTTCCGATGGTCTTCAACTTGCATTAAATGTTGGCGGAATGTTATTAGCATTTATTGCTTTAATTGCATTAACGAATTATTTCCTTGAATTTATTGGCGGATTAACGGGACTAAATTCAATTTTAATGGAAACTTATAACAAACCTCTAAACCTTCAATTAATTTTTGGAATTATTCTTCAATATTTAG
The nucleotide sequence above comes from Ignavibacteriota bacterium. Encoded proteins:
- the cdd gene encoding cytidine deaminase, with amino-acid sequence MNYTELIQIANAAKLKAYAPYSKFRVGAALLSENGEIYTGVNIENSSYGLTNCAERTAIFKAVSEGETKFKTIVITSDAEDFISPCGACRQVMMEISGKNLEVVMTNRDNEIRILTLEELLPYSFNKESLKK
- a CDS encoding ATP-dependent helicase, producing MQKKYRLSKINKLEIQKHKFDESKFEIDYQNELNPAQYEAVASTEGAYLVIAGAGTGKTRTLVYRVARLIEMGIDPKSILLLTFTRKSAKEMMNRAAVLLDNRCSKINGGTFHSFANLTLRKYSKLIGLDSAFTILDQSDSEDVINLIRAQLDLVKLKKRFPNKQTIAKIISLSVNTGKKIEEILVEEYPHFAENLEKIIEISNLYKNYKKKSLLLDYDDLLVYLRDFLNDKIKSQILTSTIKYVMVDEYQDTNKLQADVVLGLAQHNNNIMVVGDDSQSIYSFRGANFKNIMQFPKLFKDVKVIMLEENYRSTQEILDFGNHVIDAAIEKYPKQLFTRKTGGELPAIIASTTENMQSKFIVDRILELREENIPLNDIAVLFRSSFSSFDLEIELNKANIPYLKFGGMKFIETAHVKDVLAFLRIAENPKDVVSWYRILLLHEGVGPKKAQEIIEKIISGEINIRSHPENILSKSYKENIFNLFLALHRIHTSRQLPTELAEIVLDYYEPIFKSKYDDFNKRKKDLEIFINITENYKSLNSLLADMALEPPTESLADISEEDKEQEVLTLSTIHSAKGLEWHTVFIIHAVEGFFPSSMSYDKIESLEEERRLMYVASTRAKQNLYISYPINIFDRHNGMTLSKPSRFIAEVSEELAEEWLLEEDF
- a CDS encoding NupC/NupG family nucleoside CNT transporter, with the translated sequence MDFISILRGFFGIFVILLIAFLFSNNKKNINWKLVATGLVMQFVFAIFIIKGEYLGNIFSPLGWPKLFFKWISSFFVLILNFTTDGAVFIFGNLAKAPGAEGSLGFFFAFQVLPTIIFFATLMGVLYHLGVMQKIVQIMALVMSKLLGTSGAESLSVSANIFVGQTEAPLMIKPYLKGLTKSELLTIMTGGMATIAGGVMAAYIQMLSQSFGESMGLSITEAQLMFASHLLGASIMAAPASLLISKIIFPEIEEPETKGQVKVAVEKTASNTIEAAAIGASDGLQLALNVGGMLLAFIALIALTNYFLEFIGGLTGLNSILMETYNKPLNLQLIFGIILQYLALAIGVPSESALQFGSLIGSKVVLNEFVAYFELSNLIKLKEMVNEKSIIMATYALCGFANFSSIAIQIGGIAPIAPNQRTALASLGMKAVLAGSLSTLMTATLAGILF
- a CDS encoding glycosyltransferase; the protein is MLFFLVFLFFLFVVVFFEFKSIISKTDFIEFEDLKISIVVSAKNEENNIVSLIQHLTNQNYQKKNYEVIIIDDNSNDSTFIKAINVINDLNNFRICEAENKKYEGKRGALQIGIEKSNFPYILITDADCEPSKNWIKSFSNKFHEEYDFIFGKAPLIQTKSLVNRISCFDNLWAHILTFSFANIGFPYSAASRSFGFKKDSFIKIDGYKNTTKTLSGDDDLLLQEAIKNKMKIGINTEIDSEVFSNTKIFFFDFIKQKSRHTSSSNYYSLKLKIILGVWHLINLFFLFSPLFYWVNSNFIYLFLIKIVTDIFIVISFKKDFSYRFSIFEIFYLQIFYDLFIILNFVLSHFRKDKW
- a CDS encoding thymidine kinase codes for the protein MEFTPHSNPVNTGWIEVIAGCMFSGKTEELIRRLRRAKIAKLNVIVFKPRIDIRYSKEEIVSHSEQSLSSQVVETPQEILEFSKNAQVVGIDEAQFFSEDLVEVCNKLADSGKRVIVAGLDQDYRGIPFEPIPQLLAHAEYITKTLAICVKCGNPADKTQRTIKTNERVVVGAADSYEARCRKCHYIPSED